One stretch of Halalkalicoccus tibetensis DNA includes these proteins:
- a CDS encoding MoxR family ATPase, with translation MDVTEASANCETVLDEIADAIICDREFLETVLIGILAQGHVLLEDVPGTGKTLTARSVATALGLSFSRIQFTPDLLPTDITGTHIFDESQQSFTFNEGPLFANLILADEINRAPPKTQAALLEAMEEGQVSIGGKTRQLPQPFIVIATQNPVENKGTFPLPEAQIDRFLVKASIGYPDESGELEMIHQRNDRERVSPSVDTVLDNKRVATLRQVPETIYVDNDLIEYVVTLARETRTDNRVEVGVSPRGTQRLFEATRAHAILRSRSHAVPNDVKCVSHPVLTHRLVLTPEATVNNVTKEQVIESILDTMQVPILE, from the coding sequence ATGGATGTAACTGAAGCAAGTGCAAATTGTGAAACTGTTCTCGACGAAATAGCCGATGCCATTATCTGTGATCGTGAGTTCCTCGAGACGGTTCTTATTGGTATTCTTGCCCAAGGTCATGTGTTGTTGGAGGACGTACCGGGCACTGGCAAAACACTCACCGCACGCTCCGTTGCTACTGCTCTCGGACTTTCATTTTCGCGTATTCAATTCACTCCGGATCTGCTTCCCACTGACATCACTGGTACTCATATATTCGATGAAAGTCAGCAGAGTTTCACGTTCAATGAAGGCCCTCTCTTCGCTAATCTCATCTTAGCTGATGAGATCAATCGAGCGCCACCAAAGACGCAGGCTGCATTGTTAGAAGCCATGGAGGAGGGACAAGTTTCCATAGGTGGTAAAACCCGTCAATTACCACAGCCATTTATCGTCATTGCAACACAGAACCCTGTTGAAAATAAGGGTACTTTTCCACTCCCAGAAGCCCAGATCGATCGATTTCTTGTTAAAGCCTCAATCGGATATCCTGATGAATCAGGCGAGCTCGAGATGATTCACCAACGAAACGACCGTGAACGGGTGAGTCCGTCTGTCGATACCGTCCTTGACAATAAGCGAGTTGCCACGCTACGTCAAGTACCAGAAACCATCTATGTTGATAATGATCTCATAGAGTATGTTGTCACACTCGCTCGAGAAACACGCACTGATAACCGCGTCGAAGTTGGCGTCTCACCACGTGGAACACAGCGGTTATTCGAAGCTACTCGAGCACATGCAATTCTTCGCAGCCGAAGTCACGCTGTCCCCAACGACGTTAAATGTGTCTCTCATCCAGTACTCACTCATCGTCTCGTCCTTACACCCGAGGCAACCGTAAACAACGTCACAAAAGAGCAAGTAATTGAGTCTATTCTGGATACTATGCAAGTACCGATACTCGAATAG
- a CDS encoding DUF4129 domain-containing protein, producing the protein MPSKQSIINQDVNQHNALLIGTALLAIFTLSISAAVLDSAPITTPYDTPVQNGDGPTLSPLAILLLLLDAILGLFGINIDPTVPAGGAGSWAAFLIIAFDVLRSLAFPLLAVGGGSVLLLLIDRHLPQSTTSSVMDILRNRSRTAMPDSQVNTDDEKWPPTEPDQEVSKAWVAMTTQLEIDNPGSQTPVEWAESAIDAGFDENHVNEITELLRETRYNDRGITDDHRQDAKRILEQFEDDSK; encoded by the coding sequence ATGCCATCAAAACAAAGCATTATCAATCAAGATGTAAACCAACACAATGCTCTCTTGATCGGTACTGCTTTGCTTGCTATTTTTACACTTTCAATCTCTGCGGCTGTCCTTGATTCGGCCCCGATAACGACTCCGTATGATACTCCTGTGCAAAATGGTGACGGTCCCACTCTATCTCCGCTGGCCATCCTTTTACTGCTTCTTGATGCCATTCTTGGACTATTCGGTATCAATATTGACCCTACCGTCCCTGCAGGCGGGGCAGGATCCTGGGCTGCTTTCCTCATCATCGCTTTTGACGTCTTGCGTTCGCTTGCTTTCCCGCTTCTTGCTGTTGGCGGGGGTAGTGTACTGTTGCTACTCATTGATCGACATCTCCCACAATCAACTACTAGTTCAGTTATGGACATTCTGCGAAACAGATCCCGGACAGCAATGCCTGACTCTCAGGTGAATACGGATGATGAAAAGTGGCCGCCCACTGAGCCTGATCAAGAGGTATCCAAAGCCTGGGTAGCCATGACCACACAACTCGAAATAGACAATCCCGGTTCTCAAACGCCAGTAGAATGGGCTGAAAGTGCTATCGACGCTGGATTCGATGAGAATCATGTGAATGAAATAACAGAATTACTTCGAGAAACCCGATATAATGATAGAGGTATCACAGATGATCATCGACAGGATGCAAAACGTATACTCGAACAATTTGAGGATGACTCTAAGTGA